The DNA window CGAAATCCAAGATCACCCACCTCGTCTTCTGCACCACCTCCGGCGTCGACATGCCGGGCGCCGACTACCAGCTCACCAAGATGCTGGGCCTGCGGCCCTCGGTGAACCGCCTGATGATGTACCAGCAGGGGTGCTTCGCGGGCGGCACGGTGCTGCGCGTGGCCAAGGACCTCGCGGAGAACAACCGCGGGGCGCGGGTTCTAGTGGTGTGCTCCGAAATCACGGCCGTCACGTTCCGCGGGCCCAGCGAGTCCCACCTCGATTCCATGGTCGGGCAGGCGCTGTTcggcgacggcgcggcggcggTCATCGTGGGCGCTGAACCCGACGAGCGCGTGGAGCGGCCGCTCTTCCAGCTCGTGTCGGCGGCGCAGACCATCCTGCCGGACTCCGAGGGCGCCATCGACGGCCACCTCCGCGAGGTGGGGCTCACATTCCACCTGCTCAAGGACGTGCCCGGACTCATCTCCAAGAACATCGAGCGCGCGCTGGAGGAGGCGTTCAAGCCGCTGGGCATCACCGACTGGAACTCCATCTTCTGGGTGGCGCACCCCGGTGGCCCCGCCATCCTGGACCAGGTGGAGGCCAAGGTCGGCCTGGACAAGGAGCGGATGCGCGCGACGCGCCACGTGCTCTCCGAGTACGGCAACATGTCCAGCGCCTGCGTGCTCTTCATCCTCGACGAGATGCGCAAGCGCTCCGCCGAGGATGGGCAGGCCACCACGGGGGAGGGGTTCGACTGGGGCGTCCTCTTCGGCTTCGGCCCCGGGCTCACCGTCGAGACCGTCGTGCTCCACAGCGTCCCCATCACCACCAGAGCGGCCATCACCGCCTGAAATGATCCTCCATCTCCATGAATTCCGATCCTCCATCAGTCGTCGTTCGTGATTATTTTCCTCCGACGGACCCGTACGTTCGTCCGCAACAATAAACGTAGCGACAAAGAGGTCAGCTGCAATTTCAGAATACCTTAAGAAAGTGGAGCTCAAGTGTGAAGTAGTTGATGATAGCGTTCTCAAAGTTTTGAAGTTCCTGTCTACATATAACATATGTATGCTAACTTGCAATGCTCCCTGTGCTTCTATATGTCTCACATTTACCATCGCATTCATTTGTGTGAAAGAAAGTATGCGCTAAGTTTGTTAGAAAATTATATGAATGACTGGACCTAGGATGCCAAGTTACAGATAAATTTGAACTTTGTGTTGTATGGACATTTTGTTGACAGATAGCACCAATGTATCTAAATATTGAATTGCATGATACATGCAGTAAGACAGTATGCTGATACGATTTGTTGATGAGTTTGGTATGGACGCAAACGACTGAAATGGGATGCTCTTAGTTTTTGAATAATATCACAAATATCTACATGTTTATTATTCTAAGCAGACTTATTATCTTTCTTTTTCTAGGGAATTTGTACATAACTTCTTTATCACTTATGTATCaggattcttttcttttcttttccttttcttttttatttcagaTTTTCGTTCCTCTGTGCCTCTGCAGTTGCTTTTGACACTAATCTGACCTCGATCTCATATGTGTAGAAGTATTTATTCCCCAGTGTTTTGATTTAACTTTTCTTTTTCAAGGGATGCACATTTCTGAACATAACATATGTGCTGTTACTTTTGCTCCATTGCGTTGCATCAGAACAAAACATTAAAAAAATTAATGGTCCCTTCTTTTGAAAGTTAGAACTCTGATGTGTTGTGAAAACCTTTTCATTTCTAAAGAAGAGTATATCGCTCATGTGTCTCCTTTATTGTGGACAACGTAGAATAGTCACCATAATAAACAAAAGTAATCCCAGAATTTGATCTCATGCTGTTTTAGTGAGACCTAAATTCTATTTAGATTCCATTGTAAGTTGGCATGCAAGCTCACAGATAGATACAAGTTCATAAAGGTTTGAAACTTAGTCAGTAATAAGTTCAAAATTTTCAATAATCAATAATGATGCTACGTACAGAATAGAGAGCACATATACCACAGGAAAATATTAAATCCTCTACACCCAACCAGTTTTGTTAGCCTCACAACCAATTAGTTTTGTTATTCTTCACCGGAAGAAAGGCCTAGCTGGCCATATAGTCTTGTAGCCACAAAACGTCTTGACGGTTGCAC is part of the Miscanthus floridulus cultivar M001 chromosome 9, ASM1932011v1, whole genome shotgun sequence genome and encodes:
- the LOC136483858 gene encoding chalcone synthase 3-like produces the protein MAGATVTVEDVRKAQRATGPATVLAIGTATPANCVNQADYPDYYFRITKSEHMTDLKEKFKRMCDKSQIRKRYMHLTEEYLAENPNMCAYMAPSLDARQDIVVVEVPKLGKAAAQKAIKEWGQPKSKITHLVFCTTSGVDMPGADYQLTKMLGLRPSVNRLMMYQQGCFAGGTVLRVAKDLAENNRGARVLVVCSEITAVTFRGPSESHLDSMVGQALFGDGAAAVIVGAEPDERVERPLFQLVSAAQTILPDSEGAIDGHLREVGLTFHLLKDVPGLISKNIERALEEAFKPLGITDWNSIFWVAHPGGPAILDQVEAKVGLDKERMRATRHVLSEYGNMSSACVLFILDEMRKRSAEDGQATTGEGFDWGVLFGFGPGLTVETVVLHSVPITTRAAITA